The Streptomyces sp. JB150 genomic interval ATCGCCGAGGTCTTCGGCGACCTCACCCGGGCCGAGCGGATCTCCGTCGTCGTGCCCGGCGTCGACACCGACCTGCTCACCTTCCAGCGCACCCGCCGCGCCCACTCCGCACCGGTCGGCATGGCGAAGTCGCTGTACACCGCCGAACGCGCGGCGAGCCCCGGCACCCGCACCGCCGTGATCGCCTGGGCCGACTACACCGCCCCCAGCGGCATCGGCATGGACGCGGCCACCGCGCACCGCGCCGCGGACGGCGCCGTCCGGCTGACCGCGCTGGTGCGCGCGCTGCCCGGCGACGCGCCGGTCTCCCTGTTCTGCCACAGCTACGGCTCGGTGGTGTGCGGCGTCGCCGCGCCCGCGCTGCCGCGGCGGGTCGCCGACATAGCGGTGGCCGGCAGCCCCGGCATGCGGGTCGCGAAGGCGGCGCACCTGGGCACCTCCGCCCATGTGTGGGCCATGCGGGACGCCGACGACTGGATCCAGGACGTGCCGTATCTCGACCTCGGCGGCCTCGGGCACGGCGCGGACCCGATGTCCGCCGCCTTCGGCGCCCGGCTGCTGTCGGCGCGCGGCGCCCGCGGGCACGCCGGGTACTTCGAACCGGGCACAGAGAGCCTGGCGAACCTCGCCGAGATCGGGGTTGGCGCGTACCGCGCGGTGGAGTGCGCCGACGATCGGGGCATGTGCCGGGCGGGTTTGTCCGGTGCGTTCCCGGCCGGACGCGCGTAGAGGACGGAAGAACTGCGGTATGCGCAGGGAGGGGACGAAAGAGCGTGCGCCGCATACGATGAGCCGCATGGGTGACGTACTGGCCGGATTTCATGCCGCCTGGGAGTTCGAGTCCGACTCCGTGCTCATCCGTTACGAACGGGGGATTCGGACACCCAAGCTGTTCCAGGCGCTCGGTGAGCGCCGGGTGCCGCTGGCGGCGTTGCAGGGGGTCACGCTGACCCCCGGGAAGCGCGGGACCGTCGTGCTGCGCGCGGAGGTGCGGCCGGGCGCCGACCCCGTGCTGGAGGCGGCGGACGGGCAGCTGAAGG includes:
- a CDS encoding alpha/beta hydrolase; this translates as MTSFDTSPQLNLWRALLALAVVFVMLATTGWTALKGHRETTPLQASLTAWERGRIDGHPLPDPDSGPDRLARFFASLTEAQRTRLAHRYPLAVGNMNGAPVDLRYRANRVALAQAGKVERRRMRDSRLTPAGQQEAGRRMHRFEALMREERHILAFDPEGSGRIAEVFGDLTRAERISVVVPGVDTDLLTFQRTRRAHSAPVGMAKSLYTAERAASPGTRTAVIAWADYTAPSGIGMDAATAHRAADGAVRLTALVRALPGDAPVSLFCHSYGSVVCGVAAPALPRRVADIAVAGSPGMRVAKAAHLGTSAHVWAMRDADDWIQDVPYLDLGGLGHGADPMSAAFGARLLSARGARGHAGYFEPGTESLANLAEIGVGAYRAVECADDRGMCRAGLSGAFPAGRA